A genomic window from Cryomorphaceae bacterium includes:
- a CDS encoding DMT family transporter: MSKNSLNLLLLHTIVLIFGFTGILGKLITLPSHHLVWYRMLIALAAIAMYMPLVKVSAKAGKRRIAALIVTGMITAAHWITFFEAIKVSTVSVTLACLSTATLFTALIEPLFFRRRISASEIIMGVCIIAGLGMIFSVETQYAWGIGLAVLSAFLASLFNVLNGIFIRSDRPSRIALYEMIGGVLLISVYLSLRGDWSAGYFRVSEADWLWLLLLGTVCTAFAFVVGVKVMETISPFTVSLTINLEPIYGIILAWFIFGAEEQMNFGFYLGAFVIFATVFTNAYLKRRKLRTS; encoded by the coding sequence ATGTCGAAGAACAGCCTTAACCTCCTGCTGCTCCACACCATTGTGCTCATCTTTGGTTTTACGGGCATTCTCGGAAAACTGATTACACTTCCCAGTCATCATTTGGTTTGGTACCGCATGCTGATTGCTCTGGCAGCTATCGCGATGTATATGCCACTTGTGAAGGTGAGTGCCAAAGCGGGAAAAAGACGCATCGCTGCCCTCATTGTGACCGGGATGATTACCGCAGCTCACTGGATTACCTTTTTCGAGGCCATCAAAGTATCCACGGTATCCGTAACACTTGCCTGCCTGAGTACAGCCACGCTTTTTACCGCACTGATTGAACCCCTGTTCTTTCGCCGTCGCATCAGCGCGTCAGAAATCATCATGGGTGTCTGTATCATTGCCGGACTGGGTATGATTTTCAGCGTGGAAACCCAATATGCATGGGGGATTGGTCTGGCCGTACTTTCGGCATTTCTAGCTTCGCTGTTTAATGTACTCAACGGCATTTTTATCCGCAGCGACAGACCCTCGCGCATTGCACTTTACGAGATGATTGGCGGCGTTTTGCTGATCAGCGTCTATCTGAGCCTGCGAGGCGATTGGAGTGCCGGTTATTTCCGCGTGTCGGAAGCCGACTGGCTTTGGCTGCTGCTGCTGGGAACGGTATGCACCGCCTTCGCTTTTGTGGTGGGTGTAAAGGTGATGGAGACCATTTCGCCCTTTACCGTGTCGCTCACCATCAATCTTGAGCCCATCTACGGCATCATCCTTGCCTGGTTTATTTTCGGAGCGGAGGAGCAGATGAACTTCGGATTTTATTTGGGAGCCTTTGTTATCTTCGCAACCGTTTTCACCAACGCTTATCTTAAGCGACGTAAATTGCGAACTTCCTGA
- a CDS encoding NAD-dependent epimerase/dehydratase family protein, translated as MVAENGTATRTAIIAGCTGLIGTACLDIVLNEDRYAKVIALSRRPLHREHPRLENKVVDFDRLEEFIKDIRLDDAYCCLGTTIKQAGSQEAFKKVDYEYVMRFARCAREAGAKRLMLVSAVGVSADSRIFYNRVKGEVERDVKQLGYPVLHIFRPSLLLGNRRDFRFGERVAAVLMKVLKPLLIGGWTRYRGISGLRVARAMRAAAFSAKEGVHTHEYRQMQELTGGR; from the coding sequence ATGGTGGCAGAAAACGGAACCGCAACGCGCACAGCGATTATTGCGGGATGTACGGGATTGATAGGAACAGCTTGCCTTGACATAGTGTTAAACGAAGACCGCTACGCAAAAGTGATCGCGCTGAGCCGGCGCCCGCTTCACAGGGAGCACCCCCGACTCGAAAACAAGGTGGTGGACTTTGACAGACTTGAGGAGTTTATCAAAGACATTCGTCTGGACGACGCCTATTGCTGCCTGGGCACAACCATTAAGCAGGCCGGCTCGCAAGAGGCGTTCAAAAAAGTGGACTACGAGTACGTTATGCGCTTTGCCCGTTGCGCTCGCGAAGCCGGTGCCAAAAGATTGATGCTGGTGAGTGCCGTGGGTGTTTCGGCTGACTCGCGGATTTTTTACAACCGCGTAAAAGGAGAAGTGGAGCGCGATGTAAAGCAACTCGGCTATCCGGTGCTTCATATTTTCAGGCCGTCGCTGTTGCTGGGCAACCGGCGCGACTTTCGGTTTGGGGAGCGGGTGGCCGCTGTGCTGATGAAGGTTCTGAAACCTCTGTTGATTGGCGGTTGGACCCGATACCGCGGTATTTCAGGACTGCGGGTAGCACGTGCCATGCGGGCGGCAGCGTTCAGCGCAAAGGAAGGAGTCCATACCCACGAATACCGCCAAATGCAGGAACTTACAGGCGGTCGCTAA
- a CDS encoding M28 family peptidase gives MFLQRIALVFVTVMSGAVMYAQNSAPQIRNLKAEADTVSGEVVITYDLIDPDSREVEVFLRASNDYGQTWLVYTHSARGDIGRDVRPGKNKRIVWAYNRRAGNVLDFYVKVIADDGQNPGYENITGKVAEGRLQRDILTMQGPRHYLTGAPGLEIAQRLLTNRLHDLGMDVRRQKIMLGSYEGQNISGQLRGDVTETDVIMVAAHYDTDGESQGANDNASGVAVMLEAARILTEVKLRKSVVFVGFDLQKQGGIGSRRYLQKLSEYERKNIKAAYILDNVGRYSDVIFTQQFDPPQKRMFTALVPRLESEQWRGNFLFAISDENSIPARNTFATTAEVATPQFRVEALKVPAVGAEKVLFGSHMFLPFWEQEIPAVLLTDGAESRKTDYAVSEDIADKLDFERMGEVVRALVATIAEKAGYIHGDVQVSGISLKEQGMTRRPPDHLVDYHLYLTDDDEILKVRINHPEHGRLKLRLVDPSGEVFYQSRIDLYYNSVINIDISYLPKGVYLVNLVGSHFDEIKEFVLR, from the coding sequence ATGTTTCTGCAGCGAATTGCACTGGTTTTTGTGACTGTGATGAGCGGTGCAGTAATGTATGCCCAAAACTCAGCCCCGCAAATCCGCAACCTCAAAGCCGAGGCTGACACAGTATCCGGAGAAGTGGTCATTACCTACGACTTAATAGACCCCGACAGCCGTGAGGTGGAAGTGTTTTTGCGCGCCTCCAACGACTACGGTCAAACATGGCTCGTATATACGCACAGTGCGCGTGGTGACATCGGAAGGGATGTACGCCCCGGAAAAAACAAGCGTATTGTGTGGGCCTACAACCGCCGGGCCGGAAATGTGCTCGATTTTTACGTGAAGGTGATTGCCGATGACGGCCAGAATCCCGGCTACGAGAATATCACAGGTAAAGTAGCAGAAGGCAGATTGCAACGCGATATCCTCACCATGCAAGGTCCACGGCACTACCTCACCGGAGCCCCGGGGTTGGAAATAGCCCAGCGCCTACTCACCAATCGCCTGCACGACCTCGGTATGGATGTGCGGCGACAAAAGATTATGCTCGGAAGCTACGAAGGACAGAATATCTCAGGGCAATTGAGGGGTGATGTGACCGAAACGGATGTCATCATGGTGGCTGCACACTACGACACCGACGGTGAATCGCAGGGGGCCAATGACAATGCCTCAGGTGTAGCTGTGATGCTGGAAGCTGCGCGCATATTAACCGAAGTTAAATTGCGTAAAAGTGTGGTCTTTGTAGGATTCGACCTCCAGAAACAAGGCGGGATAGGAAGTCGCAGGTATTTGCAAAAGCTCTCCGAGTATGAGCGAAAAAACATCAAAGCTGCGTACATTCTCGATAATGTAGGCAGGTACAGCGATGTGATTTTCACCCAACAGTTCGACCCTCCACAGAAAAGAATGTTTACCGCCCTGGTTCCACGGCTGGAAAGCGAACAGTGGCGCGGCAATTTTCTGTTTGCCATCAGCGATGAAAACAGCATCCCTGCGCGAAACACTTTCGCAACCACTGCCGAGGTGGCTACACCCCAATTTCGGGTAGAGGCCCTCAAAGTACCGGCTGTAGGCGCCGAAAAAGTTCTCTTCGGGAGCCACATGTTTCTGCCTTTTTGGGAACAGGAAATACCCGCCGTGTTGCTCACGGATGGTGCCGAATCCCGAAAAACCGATTATGCCGTAAGTGAGGATATTGCCGATAAGCTGGACTTTGAGCGAATGGGCGAAGTGGTGCGAGCTCTGGTGGCAACCATCGCCGAAAAAGCCGGATATATTCACGGAGATGTGCAGGTGTCCGGAATCTCCCTCAAGGAACAAGGCATGACCCGCAGGCCACCCGATCACCTGGTGGACTACCATCTTTACCTTACCGATGATGATGAAATCCTGAAAGTTCGTATCAACCACCCGGAGCACGGTCGCCTGAAACTGCGGTTGGTCGACCCTTCCGGTGAAGTGTTTTATCAATCGCGCATAGACCTCTACTACAACAGTGTAATCAACATCGATATCAGCTACCTCCCAAAAGGAGTGTACCTCGTAAACCTTGTGGGTTCACATTTCGACGAAATCAAGGAGTTTGTGCTGCGCTAA
- the ispG gene encoding 4-hydroxy-3-methylbut-2-en-1-yl diphosphate synthase has protein sequence MNETSAQVYCPNSHAYQRFETRPVRVGSVVIGGSNPIRVQSMTTTDTMNTEATVAQSIRMIEAGCELVRITAPSKKDAENLEHIKAAIRAAGFDTPLVADIHFTPNAAEIAASIVEKVRVNPGNYADKKKFENIEYTDESYQAELERIRHRFSPLVALCKEHGTAMRIGTNHGSLSDRILSRYGDTPLGMVESAMEFLRICRDMDYHDVVISMKASNPQVMVQAYRLLVNHMMEAGMNYPLHLGVTEAGDGEDGRIKSAVGIGTLLEDGLGDTVRVSLTEEPEAEIPVAQKLVERYQNRPDTPVEAVPRDNDAFTYERRKTREVLHTGDRNVPCVVHDLSRREKITPASLFPLGYRYSVQLDKWNIADLACDFVYAGSQNIDFEIPGTLSIIHDFETWQAESHKDRRYPLLSLEQWQQEGPGINTTAFVETDINHLNAGLLDQLKTANVILVLTTQHAHGMAEQRAAVFKMMHADCDVPVIVRRDYDTSDEETFMLHSATDLGALLLDGLGDGIWLNAPHIPLARINQTAFGILQATRTRISKTEYISCPSCGRTLFDLQETTAKIRARTHHLKGVKIGIMGCIVNGPGEMADADYGYVGTGVGKITLYREKEVVKRNVDAEHAVDELIELIRSNGDWVEPATEE, from the coding sequence ATGAACGAAACCTCCGCACAGGTTTACTGCCCGAATTCTCACGCCTACCAACGATTTGAAACCCGCCCTGTACGTGTGGGTTCTGTGGTGATTGGCGGCAGCAACCCCATCCGGGTGCAGTCTATGACCACCACCGACACCATGAACACAGAGGCTACGGTGGCGCAATCCATCCGTATGATTGAAGCCGGTTGCGAATTGGTGCGTATCACTGCTCCCAGTAAAAAAGATGCTGAAAACCTGGAGCACATCAAGGCTGCTATCCGTGCGGCGGGCTTCGACACTCCGCTGGTGGCCGACATTCACTTTACGCCCAATGCTGCGGAAATTGCGGCCAGCATTGTAGAAAAAGTGCGCGTAAACCCCGGTAATTACGCCGACAAAAAGAAATTCGAGAACATAGAATATACCGACGAAAGCTACCAGGCAGAACTGGAGCGCATCCGTCACCGCTTTTCACCGCTCGTGGCGCTTTGTAAAGAGCACGGAACAGCTATGCGCATCGGCACCAATCATGGCTCACTGTCAGACCGCATTCTGAGTCGCTACGGCGATACCCCGCTGGGAATGGTTGAATCGGCCATGGAGTTTTTGCGCATTTGCCGCGATATGGACTATCACGATGTGGTGATTTCCATGAAGGCAAGCAACCCGCAGGTAATGGTGCAGGCATACCGATTGCTCGTAAACCACATGATGGAAGCCGGAATGAATTACCCGCTACACCTCGGGGTTACCGAAGCCGGTGATGGCGAGGACGGACGCATCAAATCGGCCGTGGGTATCGGAACCCTGCTCGAAGATGGTTTGGGCGACACCGTGAGGGTCTCCCTTACAGAAGAGCCCGAAGCCGAAATCCCCGTAGCCCAAAAACTGGTTGAGCGCTACCAAAACCGCCCCGACACACCCGTGGAGGCTGTGCCGCGCGACAATGATGCCTTTACCTACGAGCGACGCAAAACCCGGGAAGTACTGCACACCGGCGACCGCAACGTTCCGTGTGTGGTGCACGATTTGAGCCGAAGAGAAAAAATAACCCCGGCATCACTCTTTCCGCTGGGTTACCGCTATTCCGTACAGCTCGATAAATGGAATATCGCCGATCTGGCCTGCGATTTTGTGTACGCCGGATCTCAAAACATTGATTTTGAAATTCCGGGTACGCTGAGCATTATTCACGACTTTGAGACCTGGCAAGCAGAATCACACAAAGACCGCCGCTATCCCTTGTTGAGTCTGGAGCAATGGCAACAGGAAGGCCCTGGAATCAACACCACAGCTTTTGTAGAGACAGATATCAACCACCTCAACGCGGGTTTGCTGGACCAACTCAAAACAGCAAATGTAATTCTGGTGCTTACCACGCAGCACGCCCACGGAATGGCCGAACAGCGCGCAGCTGTGTTCAAGATGATGCACGCTGATTGTGATGTGCCGGTGATTGTGCGCCGCGATTACGACACGTCCGACGAGGAAACCTTTATGCTCCACAGCGCAACCGACCTCGGGGCGTTGCTGCTCGACGGCCTCGGTGATGGAATCTGGCTCAACGCACCGCACATTCCGCTTGCGCGCATCAACCAAACGGCATTTGGCATTTTGCAAGCAACCCGCACGCGCATATCCAAAACCGAGTACATCAGCTGCCCGTCATGTGGAAGAACACTGTTTGACCTGCAGGAAACCACAGCCAAAATCAGGGCGCGCACCCATCACCTGAAAGGGGTGAAAATCGGAATCATGGGCTGTATTGTGAATGGGCCCGGTGAAATGGCCGATGCCGACTACGGCTACGTAGGAACCGGTGTTGGAAAAATCACCTTGTACCGCGAAAAAGAAGTGGTGAAGCGAAACGTGGACGCAGAGCACGCTGTAGATGAATTGATTGAACTGATAAGATCTAACGGAGATTGGGTAGAACCCGCAACAGAAGAGTAG